The Pyrodictium delaneyi genome contains a region encoding:
- a CDS encoding ATP-NAD kinase family protein gives MKRRLCFVVNPLAGIGGPLALKGSDGEAALIALERGAELTSPQRATRFLERLKSLGLDSMLELLTSSGAMGEEEAKLVDLNVTVVYRPPKWPTTRLDTIATVKACIEKGADIVVFVGGDGTARDVLEALRISRAEMPVLGVPAGVKMYSSVYAENPEAAADVLKEWLSSGGLCEAEVLDIDEDAFRAGTLKVKLYGIARVPCSARLVGSSKQPTPSSPEEEENKQAIARYITEAMEECTLYILGPGSTVKAIADELGVEKTLLGVDVIHNGRLVALDVDEERLYNIVRNHIAKGGVVKIIVTPIGGQGYILGRGNQQISPRIVGLVGRENIIVVATRSKVGRLKKLRVDTGDPELDRKLKGYIRVVVDYGEELMMRVE, from the coding sequence TTGAAGCGTAGGCTATGCTTCGTAGTGAATCCTTTGGCGGGTATAGGCGGACCGCTAGCCCTCAAGGGCAGCGACGGGGAGGCCGCGCTTATAGCTCTTGAGCGGGGAGCTGAACTGACCTCACCGCAAAGAGCTACCAGGTTCCTAGAGAGGCTAAAGAGTCTAGGCCTCGACAGTATGTTAGAGCTACTCACCAGTAGCGGGGCTATGGGCGAGGAAGAAGCTAAGCTTGTAGACCTCAACGTTACTGTTGTCTACCGGCCTCCTAAGTGGCCTACTACCCGCCTAGACACAATAGCAACTGTGAAGGCATGCATCGAGAAGGGAGCAGATATAGTCGTATTCGTGGGCGGAGACGGAACTGCTAGGGACGTCTTAGAGGCTCTGAGGATCTCTAGAGCCGAGATGCCAGTTTTAGGCGTCCCCGCAGGCGTCAAGATGTACAGCTCTGTCTACGCCGAAAACCCGGAGGCTGCCGCTGACGTCCTAAAAGAGTGGCTTAGCTCGGGCGGGCTATGCGAGGCTGAGGTTCTCGACATAGATGAGGACGCGTTCAGAGCCGGAACGTTGAAAGTGAAGCTCTACGGTATAGCTCGTGTTCCCTGTAGCGCAAGACTCGTAGGGTCTAGTAAGCAACCGACCCCCTCTAGCCCGGAGGAGGAAGAGAATAAACAAGCCATAGCCAGGTACATAACTGAGGCAATGGAGGAGTGCACGCTTTACATCCTCGGGCCGGGTTCTACCGTCAAGGCTATAGCTGACGAGCTTGGTGTTGAGAAGACCCTTCTAGGTGTAGACGTGATACATAATGGGAGGCTAGTAGCATTAGACGTTGACGAGGAGAGACTCTACAATATTGTTCGGAACCATATTGCTAAGGGTGGTGTTGTGAAGATAATTGTAACTCCGATAGGCGGCCAGGGATATATACTAGGTAGGGGCAATCAGCAGATATCGCCTCGCATAGTGGGTCTGGTCGGTAGGGAGAACATAATAGTAGTTGCTACGAGGAGCAAGGTTGGACGGTTGAAGAAGTTGCGTGTGGACACGGGAGATCCGGAGCTTGACAGGAAACTGAAAGGGTACATACGGGTGGTTGTAGACTACGGGGAAGAACTAATGATGCGTGTGGAGTAA
- a CDS encoding nicotinamide-nucleotide adenylyltransferase: protein MSLKTGMLGADRRVLFFGRFQPFHNGHLAAVKWLLDRYEEVVILVGMADESHTWRNPFTAGERLLMIREALRHAGIDLSRIITATIQTLTVYSGNSGFVLGYVPPVDAVATANPAVNRAFRDAGVKTVKPPLVNKHIWCGEYIRCLMLKGDESWRDLVPSPVPEIIDSINGVSRIREIVSDNIYRIEAACTRLAQQR from the coding sequence ATGAGTCTAAAAACCGGCATGCTTGGAGCAGATAGGCGTGTACTCTTCTTCGGGAGATTCCAGCCATTCCATAACGGGCATCTCGCGGCTGTCAAGTGGCTTCTAGATCGCTACGAGGAGGTAGTGATACTTGTAGGCATGGCTGATGAGAGTCATACATGGCGTAACCCGTTCACCGCAGGGGAACGCTTGCTAATGATACGCGAAGCGCTTAGACACGCCGGAATAGACCTCTCCAGAATAATAACTGCCACTATACAGACATTAACGGTCTACAGTGGTAACTCTGGATTCGTACTAGGCTATGTCCCCCCAGTGGATGCAGTAGCCACGGCTAATCCGGCGGTAAACCGGGCTTTCCGTGATGCCGGAGTAAAGACGGTAAAACCTCCGCTAGTAAACAAGCATATTTGGTGTGGTGAGTACATAAGATGCCTAATGCTTAAGGGTGATGAATCCTGGAGAGATCTAGTTCCTAGTCCTGTGCCGGAGATAATAGACAGTATAAACGGCGTGTCGAGGATACGTGAAATAGTAAGCGATAATATTTACAGAATAGAGGCTGCATGTACGAGACTAGCACAACAGCGATAG